Proteins co-encoded in one Ruegeria pomeroyi DSS-3 genomic window:
- a CDS encoding DUF1028 domain-containing protein encodes MTFSILAHDPETGAIGGAAATGSLCVGGWVLRGDLNAGMSASQGAAPSTFWGEEVLQHLRDGSHPEDAVNHVTSQDSGRAYRQLAAMDLLGNAAAFTGSENQDIKGSVTFASGIASGNMLGDNSVLGAMTEAFVASDLTFERRLLAALIAAEGAGSDFRGLLSAAMLVLHPDRPPVTLRIDYHPDNPIGALEQLYQKATTGDYADWARQVPVLSDKERILD; translated from the coding sequence ATGACTTTTTCAATTCTTGCACATGACCCCGAAACCGGTGCCATCGGAGGCGCCGCAGCAACCGGCAGCCTTTGCGTCGGCGGCTGGGTGCTTCGCGGTGATCTGAACGCGGGCATGTCCGCAAGCCAGGGCGCGGCACCCTCCACCTTCTGGGGAGAAGAGGTGTTGCAACACCTGCGCGACGGATCGCACCCCGAAGACGCGGTAAACCATGTTACGTCCCAAGACAGCGGCCGCGCCTACCGGCAGCTTGCCGCGATGGACCTGCTTGGCAATGCGGCCGCTTTTACCGGTTCGGAAAATCAGGACATCAAAGGCAGTGTCACATTCGCCAGCGGCATCGCGTCAGGCAACATGCTGGGCGATAACTCTGTTCTTGGAGCGATGACCGAGGCCTTTGTCGCTTCGGACCTGACTTTCGAGCGCCGTCTGCTGGCAGCGCTCATAGCGGCCGAGGGTGCGGGAAGCGATTTCCGTGGTCTCTTGTCCGCCGCTATGCTGGTGCTGCATCCCGATCGCCCGCCCGTGACCTTGCGGATCGACTACCACCCCGACAACCCGATCGGCGCTTTGGAACAGCTCTATCAGAAAGCCACAACTGGCGACTATGCCGATTGGGCCAGGCAGGTGCCAGTTCTGTCAGACAAGGAGCGTATCCTTGACTGA
- the otnK gene encoding 3-oxo-tetronate kinase, with amino-acid sequence MKLGCIGDDFTGSSDLANTLAKQGMRVVQYSGIPSRDADAGVEAVVVSLKSRSIDPAEAVAQSLKALDWLRAQGCSQFFFKYCSTFDSTPQGNIGPVADALAEALNADRVIICPAFPGTGRSVYQGHLFVNDRLLNESGMEHHPLTPMTDADLRRWMASQSKFSIGHVSAQAVFAGPRAITEALDAEHAAGKRHIVVDAIRDADLMAIGAAATDLKLVTGGSGVALGLPRNFGCTPGVPEWRGQHGPVLALSGSCSMATRAQVARHAARYPVRDLRAEDVIENRVAPADVLDWALKADGVPLVYSSADPAQVKAVQDRFGRERAAAAIEHFFAELARRAVDAGVTRIITAGGETSGAVVEALDLEELIIGPEIDPGVPALRAGPDLVVALKSGNFGAEDFFEKAAGVLGA; translated from the coding sequence ATGAAGCTGGGATGCATCGGCGATGACTTCACCGGGTCCAGCGATCTGGCCAATACACTGGCCAAGCAGGGCATGCGCGTGGTGCAATATTCCGGTATCCCGTCGCGGGATGCTGATGCTGGCGTAGAAGCGGTTGTGGTGTCGCTGAAATCACGCTCCATCGACCCGGCAGAGGCGGTGGCGCAGTCTCTGAAGGCGCTGGACTGGCTGCGCGCGCAAGGCTGCTCGCAGTTCTTCTTCAAATACTGCTCAACCTTCGATTCAACGCCGCAAGGCAACATCGGGCCGGTGGCCGACGCCCTTGCCGAGGCGCTGAATGCGGATCGGGTCATCATATGCCCGGCCTTTCCCGGCACCGGGCGCTCGGTCTATCAGGGCCATCTTTTTGTGAACGACCGGCTTCTGAATGAGTCGGGCATGGAACATCATCCGCTGACGCCGATGACGGATGCCGACCTGCGGCGCTGGATGGCATCGCAGAGCAAATTCTCCATCGGACACGTAAGCGCGCAGGCGGTCTTCGCCGGGCCCCGAGCCATTACCGAGGCTCTGGACGCGGAACACGCCGCAGGCAAAAGGCACATCGTCGTCGATGCGATCCGCGACGCGGATCTCATGGCCATCGGCGCGGCCGCCACGGATCTCAAACTGGTGACAGGCGGATCGGGTGTTGCGCTTGGCCTGCCGCGCAATTTCGGCTGCACACCGGGCGTTCCGGAGTGGCGCGGGCAGCATGGCCCCGTGTTGGCGCTGTCGGGGTCCTGCTCGATGGCGACGCGCGCGCAGGTTGCCCGCCACGCGGCCAGATACCCGGTGCGCGACCTGCGCGCCGAAGACGTGATCGAAAACCGTGTTGCCCCTGCCGATGTGCTCGACTGGGCGCTCAAGGCGGATGGCGTGCCGCTGGTCTACAGCTCGGCCGATCCCGCACAGGTCAAAGCCGTTCAGGACCGTTTCGGTCGCGAAAGGGCCGCCGCCGCAATTGAGCATTTCTTTGCAGAGCTGGCGCGCCGCGCTGTTGACGCAGGCGTGACACGGATCATCACCGCAGGTGGCGAAACCTCGGGCGCAGTGGTCGAGGCGCTTGACCTCGAGGAACTGATCATCGGGCCCGAGATTGACCCCGGCGTGCCTGCGCTGCGTGCCGGTCCGGACCTTGTGGTCGCGCTCAAGTCGGGCAATTTCGGCGCGGAAGATTTTTTTGAGAAAGCTGCGGGGGTCCTTGGCGCATGA
- a CDS encoding VOC family protein: protein MTQSKAGQIVWHDLFTSDRARSMAFYQHVASWTYQIERATDFAWGGGEKDFVLALSGDEAGAGFAETPSGQQNGWIAYIEVPDVDAAVSRVVTLGGKIVREPFEVPGVGRNALVRDPLGAIVGISLSRHSFPVPRRQFGPEMYVSNGNDFPQTFYADLFGWQVSPERVKDRVALLGPGGDLVATHHAATLPAGSNSVWVPCIKVASVSDAFRAAETKGARPASLEVNETVQVHDPILCDPDGAPFVLGVTQTTTF, encoded by the coding sequence ATGACGCAGTCGAAAGCGGGACAGATCGTATGGCACGACCTTTTCACATCGGACAGGGCGCGTTCGATGGCATTCTACCAGCACGTCGCCAGCTGGACGTATCAGATCGAGCGGGCGACGGATTTTGCCTGGGGTGGCGGCGAGAAGGATTTCGTCCTTGCCCTCTCCGGGGACGAAGCGGGTGCGGGGTTCGCCGAGACGCCTTCGGGCCAGCAAAACGGCTGGATCGCTTACATCGAGGTTCCCGATGTGGACGCGGCGGTCAGCCGCGTCGTTACGCTCGGAGGCAAGATCGTTCGGGAGCCGTTCGAGGTTCCGGGCGTCGGGCGCAATGCGCTCGTGCGCGATCCACTCGGCGCAATCGTGGGGATTTCGCTGTCCCGGCACAGCTTCCCCGTGCCGCGCCGGCAGTTCGGCCCTGAGATGTATGTCAGCAACGGCAATGACTTTCCGCAGACGTTCTATGCCGACCTCTTCGGATGGCAGGTCTCTCCCGAGCGGGTCAAGGATCGTGTCGCCCTCCTCGGGCCCGGGGGTGATCTTGTTGCGACCCATCATGCCGCGACCTTGCCAGCCGGTTCAAACTCTGTTTGGGTCCCGTGCATCAAGGTCGCTTCAGTCTCCGATGCCTTCCGTGCGGCTGAAACCAAAGGCGCGCGTCCGGCTTCCTTGGAAGTGAATGAAACCGTTCAAGTCCATGATCCCATCCTGTGTGATCCAGACGGCGCGCCGTTTGTTCTCGGCGTCACTCAGACAACCACTTTCTAG
- a CDS encoding RDD family protein, whose product MTHLPHPDHQPEFYQSIPAKRFFAWVFDTCVILMLSLVVVLLTAFVGAFVWPLLYLVVGFVYRVATIAGGSATWGMRFVGIELRDAYGAHLNGGQALAHTAGYTVSMALPLLQVISILMMLTGSRAQGLTDAVLGTVALNRRAYA is encoded by the coding sequence ATGACCCACCTTCCCCATCCCGACCATCAGCCGGAATTCTATCAAAGCATCCCGGCCAAACGCTTTTTTGCCTGGGTGTTCGACACCTGCGTGATCCTGATGCTCAGCCTTGTGGTGGTGTTGCTCACTGCCTTTGTCGGCGCCTTTGTCTGGCCCCTGCTCTATCTGGTCGTGGGCTTTGTCTATCGCGTCGCCACCATCGCCGGCGGCTCGGCGACCTGGGGCATGCGCTTTGTCGGGATCGAGCTGCGCGATGCCTATGGCGCCCATCTGAACGGAGGCCAGGCGCTGGCCCATACCGCGGGCTATACCGTCAGCATGGCGCTGCCTCTGCTTCAGGTGATCTCGATCCTGATGATGTTGACCGGATCGCGCGCCCAGGGCCTGACCGATGCGGTGCTGGGCACCGTGGCGCTGAACCGGCGGGCTTACGCTTAA
- a CDS encoding VOC family protein translates to MRLFALSLVVPDYDAAITFYCGALGFHLDQDEDQGNGKRWVRVSPPGGGASLILARAVNPRQTAAIGNQTGGRVGFFLETDDFARDHTAMLAKGVQFEEAPRHEPYGIVAVWRDPFANRWDLIQFT, encoded by the coding sequence ATGCGGCTGTTTGCGCTCTCTCTGGTCGTGCCGGATTACGACGCGGCCATCACCTTTTATTGCGGCGCGCTCGGTTTCCATCTGGATCAGGACGAGGATCAGGGCAACGGCAAGCGCTGGGTTCGGGTGTCTCCTCCCGGGGGCGGTGCCTCGCTGATCCTGGCTCGCGCCGTCAACCCGCGCCAGACCGCTGCCATCGGCAACCAGACCGGCGGGCGCGTCGGCTTCTTCCTGGAGACCGACGATTTCGCCCGTGACCATACTGCGATGCTGGCCAAGGGCGTCCAGTTCGAGGAAGCGCCCCGCCACGAACCCTATGGCATTGTGGCGGTCTGGCGTGACCCGTTTGCAAACCGCTGGGACCTGATCCAGTTCACCTGA
- a CDS encoding SMP-30/gluconolactonase/LRE family protein, with protein MTEPCYVMVDQRFDEFVDTARAPEQIVHGFAWTEGPVWLDGAPFFNDIANKRMMRWTKQACAEVALDNSEFANGNTLDGAGQVVSGEHAGRRVIRRPDPTDPSAVEVIAERSEGKRLNSPNEVVVRSDGSVWFTNPPYGINSDIEGYPAESEIGGCFVFCPDPDGTLHAVATEFDKPNELAFSPDECRLFVADSGAIRGAIFPGIDDDLPHHVRVFDVDGVTLSNGRVFAVVAPGAPDGFRVDHEGYVWTSALDGIHCLSPEGALIGKIWLPRQTSIICFGGPPGQTMFITSSDKVYRVESTRRDAAHALRDRERNAE; from the coding sequence ATGACCGAACCATGCTACGTAATGGTCGATCAGCGATTTGACGAATTCGTGGATACCGCGCGGGCACCCGAGCAGATTGTCCATGGTTTTGCCTGGACCGAAGGGCCGGTCTGGCTGGACGGCGCGCCGTTTTTCAACGACATCGCGAACAAGCGGATGATGCGCTGGACAAAACAGGCGTGCGCCGAGGTTGCACTCGACAACAGCGAGTTTGCCAACGGCAATACACTGGATGGTGCCGGCCAGGTGGTGTCCGGCGAACACGCTGGGCGCCGGGTGATCCGGCGGCCTGACCCGACAGACCCGAGCGCGGTCGAGGTCATCGCAGAGCGGTCCGAGGGCAAGCGCCTGAACTCCCCCAACGAGGTTGTCGTTCGTTCGGATGGTTCGGTCTGGTTCACTAATCCGCCCTACGGCATCAATTCCGATATCGAAGGTTACCCGGCCGAAAGCGAAATCGGGGGCTGTTTCGTGTTCTGCCCCGACCCCGACGGCACGCTGCACGCCGTCGCAACCGAATTCGACAAGCCGAACGAGCTGGCCTTTTCCCCCGACGAATGCCGCCTTTTTGTTGCCGATTCCGGGGCGATCCGGGGGGCTATCTTTCCGGGTATCGACGACGACCTGCCGCATCATGTCCGGGTCTTCGATGTGGATGGCGTGACACTTTCCAACGGTCGTGTCTTTGCCGTGGTCGCTCCGGGCGCGCCGGACGGGTTCCGCGTCGATCACGAGGGCTATGTCTGGACCTCGGCACTCGACGGCATCCATTGCCTGTCGCCTGAGGGTGCGTTGATTGGCAAGATCTGGCTACCTCGGCAAACATCCATCATCTGCTTCGGCGGCCCGCCCGGTCAGACGATGTTCATCACGTCCTCGGACAAGGTGTATCGGGTGGAAAGCACCCGGCGCGACGCCGCCCACGCCTTGCGAGACCGCGAAAGGAACGCAGAATGA
- the ltnD gene encoding L-threonate dehydrogenase → MSMNIAVFGLGSMGYGMAQSCLRAGIGVHGFDVVAEQVARFVKEGGSAAAFAEVARSLDAVVVVVLNAAQVEQVLFGEDGVVTQMREGAVVLACATVPPEFAKEMERRCAEKDVLYLDAPISGGSLKAAQGRLGIMASGSAAAFAAAEPVLEATAETVFRLGDAAGAGSAMKAVNQLLAGVHIAAMAEALTFGMTQGVAPDTFLDVISKCAGTSWMLENRAPHVIAGDYAPHSQVNIWPKDLGIVLDAAKAAGFEAPITETALARYRQAVDMGLGGEDDAAVAKVYAAQAKLTLPGAQS, encoded by the coding sequence ATGAGCATGAATATCGCCGTCTTCGGACTTGGCTCCATGGGATATGGCATGGCGCAGTCCTGCCTACGGGCCGGGATCGGCGTCCATGGGTTCGACGTTGTCGCCGAGCAGGTGGCGCGTTTTGTCAAAGAAGGCGGTTCGGCAGCTGCCTTTGCCGAGGTTGCCCGGTCGCTCGACGCGGTCGTCGTGGTGGTTTTGAATGCCGCCCAGGTCGAACAGGTCCTCTTCGGCGAGGACGGTGTGGTGACCCAGATGCGCGAAGGGGCGGTTGTGCTGGCCTGTGCGACGGTTCCGCCGGAATTCGCCAAGGAGATGGAGCGGCGCTGCGCAGAGAAGGACGTGCTCTACCTGGATGCGCCGATTTCGGGTGGCTCGCTCAAGGCCGCACAGGGCCGGCTTGGTATCATGGCGTCCGGATCCGCCGCCGCCTTTGCTGCCGCCGAGCCCGTTCTAGAGGCAACAGCGGAAACAGTCTTTCGCCTCGGCGATGCCGCCGGGGCCGGCTCGGCCATGAAGGCCGTCAATCAGTTGCTGGCTGGCGTCCATATTGCCGCCATGGCCGAGGCGCTGACCTTCGGGATGACCCAGGGCGTTGCCCCCGATACCTTTCTTGATGTCATCAGCAAATGCGCGGGCACATCCTGGATGCTGGAAAACCGCGCGCCCCATGTGATAGCCGGCGATTACGCCCCGCACAGCCAGGTGAACATCTGGCCCAAGGATCTGGGCATTGTCCTGGACGCGGCAAAGGCTGCAGGATTTGAGGCCCCCATCACCGAGACCGCGCTGGCGCGCTACCGGCAGGCCGTGGATATGGGGCTGGGCGGCGAAGACGATGCAGCGGTTGCCAAGGTGTACGCGGCGCAAGCCAAGCTGACATTGCCGGGGGCTCAATCATGA
- a CDS encoding arginyltransferase, whose protein sequence is MRHTLPIAPQFYVTAPQPCPYLAGRMERKLFTALQGEGAERLNNALSQQGFRRSQNVLYRPSCADCAACLSARIDVSAFRASRSQKRAMRRNAHLTRRATSPWATDEQYELFRRYLDSRHADGGMADMDVFEFAAMIEETPIRSRVIEYAHRDTRALIGVSLTDVLDDGLSMVYSFYDPDLHRDSLGTHMILDHIAIAREAGLPYVYLGYWVPGSPKMGYKSRFSGLEIYLGGRWQAMTDPEAHDAIRHPLSTDPIAEQVANIQLPDRWPTGD, encoded by the coding sequence ATGCGCCACACCCTGCCGATCGCGCCGCAATTCTATGTGACCGCTCCGCAACCCTGCCCCTATCTGGCGGGCAGGATGGAGCGGAAACTGTTTACCGCGTTGCAGGGCGAAGGTGCCGAGCGTCTGAACAATGCGCTGTCACAACAGGGGTTCCGCCGCTCGCAGAACGTACTTTACCGACCGTCCTGCGCCGATTGCGCCGCCTGCCTGTCGGCCCGGATCGACGTCTCGGCCTTTCGTGCCAGCCGCAGCCAGAAACGCGCAATGCGCCGCAACGCGCATCTGACCCGGCGCGCCACCTCACCCTGGGCCACCGACGAGCAATACGAACTGTTCCGCCGCTATCTGGACAGCCGCCATGCCGATGGCGGCATGGCCGACATGGACGTGTTCGAGTTCGCCGCGATGATCGAGGAGACCCCGATCCGCAGCCGGGTGATCGAATATGCCCATCGCGACACTCGTGCATTGATCGGGGTCAGCCTGACCGATGTGCTCGATGACGGGCTCAGCATGGTCTATTCCTTCTACGACCCCGATCTGCACCGGGACTCGCTGGGCACCCATATGATCCTCGATCACATCGCCATCGCGCGCGAGGCGGGGCTGCCCTATGTCTATCTCGGCTACTGGGTGCCCGGCAGTCCCAAGATGGGGTACAAGTCGCGGTTCTCAGGACTCGAAATCTATCTGGGCGGCCGCTGGCAGGCGATGACCGACCCAGAGGCGCATGACGCCATCCGCCATCCGCTGTCGACCGATCCGATCGCCGAACAGGTGGCCAATATCCAGCTGCCCGACCGCTGGCCCACCGGTGACTGA
- a CDS encoding Zn-dependent hydrolase: MTDWGARAQALLKDLAACSEAGPGVTRLPFTPEHRAACDLLWTHMEATGLTVTLDDAGTLVGRYEGPPDSKTLLMGSHQDSVREGGAYDGIMGVVLPLLALAKLRAEAVHLPFSVEVLAFADEEGVRFPTALVGSRALAGTFDPAVLSMQDARGVTLHDAMTSFGLNPDRIGALRRDPADVIGFVETHIEQGPVLEQAAQAIGVVTAICGIERHQIVVTGETGHAGTLPMSGRRDALVAAAAIVTEVDRLGQTIPDLRATVGALSVEPNVVNAVPRRVTLTAEFRSPDDATRRNTGAMLHRYAQELAAQKQLKIKAERTYSQVAQPSDGALSAQLLQAARQAEEHGPLLPSGATHDASAMADLCPIAMLFVRCRDGVSHKPEEFASADDMGSAIAALAAFLRTLNPQTD, encoded by the coding sequence TTGACTGACTGGGGCGCACGGGCCCAGGCGTTGCTGAAAGACCTCGCGGCCTGCTCTGAAGCCGGTCCGGGCGTGACCCGCCTGCCATTTACACCCGAACATCGCGCGGCTTGCGATCTTCTCTGGACACATATGGAAGCGACGGGCCTGACCGTCACTCTCGACGACGCCGGAACTCTGGTCGGCAGGTACGAAGGCCCGCCGGACTCGAAGACCCTCTTGATGGGGTCTCATCAGGATTCGGTGCGGGAAGGCGGCGCTTATGACGGGATAATGGGAGTCGTGCTCCCTCTTTTGGCGCTTGCAAAACTGCGCGCGGAAGCGGTGCATCTGCCGTTTTCGGTCGAGGTGCTTGCCTTTGCGGATGAAGAGGGAGTCCGTTTTCCAACGGCATTGGTCGGATCACGTGCGCTGGCGGGAACCTTCGACCCGGCGGTACTGTCGATGCAGGATGCAAGGGGCGTCACCTTGCACGACGCGATGACCTCTTTTGGATTGAACCCCGACCGGATCGGCGCCCTGAGGCGCGACCCTGCTGACGTGATCGGGTTTGTTGAAACACATATCGAACAGGGCCCGGTTCTCGAACAGGCGGCGCAGGCCATTGGCGTCGTCACCGCGATCTGCGGGATCGAGCGCCACCAGATCGTGGTAACCGGGGAAACCGGCCACGCGGGCACGCTGCCCATGTCCGGACGTCGCGACGCGCTTGTCGCAGCCGCCGCCATCGTCACCGAAGTTGACCGGTTGGGGCAAACCATCCCCGACCTGCGCGCGACTGTCGGTGCGTTATCCGTCGAACCAAACGTCGTCAACGCCGTGCCGCGCCGCGTGACCCTGACCGCCGAATTCCGGTCGCCTGACGACGCGACCCGCCGCAATACCGGCGCAATGCTGCACCGGTATGCCCAGGAACTGGCAGCGCAAAAACAGCTGAAAATAAAGGCCGAAAGGACGTATTCCCAGGTTGCCCAGCCAAGCGACGGCGCGCTGTCCGCGCAATTGCTCCAAGCCGCCCGACAGGCCGAAGAACATGGCCCTCTTCTGCCATCTGGTGCGACCCATGACGCATCTGCCATGGCCGACCTTTGCCCGATCGCCATGTTGTTTGTCAGGTGCCGTGACGGGGTCAGCCACAAACCCGAAGAATTTGCTTCCGCGGATGACATGGGTTCGGCGATTGCAGCTCTTGCCGCTTTTTTGCGGACATTGAACCCTCAAACCGACTAG
- a CDS encoding DUF2852 domain-containing protein, giving the protein MTMMTDPVAAPSNPGWLHRSEAWLDSKGKGAWIAAMVLGFIFFWPLGLALLAYMIWSKRMFSKSCTRRKAWSHHGMRAMSTTGNSAFDAYKADTLARLEREQADFEAFLHRLREAKDKAEFDDFMDERVRKARDDERSSKGRDDDSDDA; this is encoded by the coding sequence ATGACCATGATGACCGACCCCGTCGCCGCCCCGTCAAATCCGGGTTGGCTGCATCGAAGCGAAGCCTGGCTGGACAGCAAGGGCAAAGGCGCCTGGATCGCCGCCATGGTCCTTGGCTTCATCTTCTTCTGGCCCCTCGGCCTTGCCCTTCTCGCCTATATGATCTGGAGCAAACGCATGTTCAGCAAATCCTGCACCCGCCGCAAAGCCTGGAGCCATCACGGCATGCGGGCGATGTCGACCACCGGCAACAGCGCCTTTGACGCCTACAAGGCCGATACGCTGGCCCGCCTGGAACGCGAGCAGGCCGATTTCGAGGCCTTCCTGCACCGCCTGCGCGAGGCCAAGGACAAGGCCGAGTTCGACGATTTCATGGACGAGCGTGTCCGCAAGGCCCGCGATGACGAGCGCAGCAGCAAGGGTCGCGATGACGACAGCGACGACGCCTGA
- the rsgA gene encoding ribosome small subunit-dependent GTPase A: protein MTRDYSNFLPQRARDGGSQASLSPLQALGWQPFFAQQVSVDDMIATPPVRVVEVHRSGLHVLGDDIDTTLPPRADVTVGDWLMLDPSHPRSSRALERTSLIKRRAPGTDRQEQLIAANIDTVFIVTSCNQDFKVARLERYAALAFEARITPVIVVTKTDLVTDAQSYIDAARAVSEMIEVVALDARGSAPKADLAAWCKPGKTVAFLGSSGVGKSTLANALLDSQFIETQTIREDDAKGRHTTTRRELHAMPNGCLILDTPGMRELQLTDAADGINDLFADIQELATQCRFNDCQHETEPGCAVLKAVDEGVLDARRLGRWRKLMAEDAFNSASLAERRSRDKAFGKMVRGVKKIKDVRR, encoded by the coding sequence ATGACACGGGATTACTCGAATTTCCTGCCGCAGCGTGCACGCGACGGCGGATCACAAGCCAGCCTCAGCCCTCTTCAGGCGCTGGGATGGCAACCATTCTTTGCCCAGCAAGTCAGCGTGGACGATATGATCGCGACACCCCCCGTTCGTGTTGTCGAAGTGCATCGCAGTGGGCTGCACGTTCTGGGTGACGACATTGATACGACCCTTCCGCCCAGGGCCGATGTAACTGTCGGGGACTGGCTGATGCTGGATCCTTCGCACCCGCGATCCAGTCGGGCGCTGGAGCGCACAAGCCTGATCAAGCGACGCGCGCCTGGCACCGACCGGCAGGAACAACTGATCGCGGCGAACATCGATACGGTCTTTATCGTCACCTCCTGCAATCAGGACTTCAAGGTGGCCCGACTGGAACGCTATGCCGCGCTTGCGTTCGAGGCACGGATCACGCCTGTCATCGTCGTCACCAAGACCGATCTTGTGACCGATGCGCAAAGCTATATCGACGCGGCCCGCGCGGTGTCGGAGATGATTGAGGTGGTCGCCCTTGATGCGCGCGGTTCAGCCCCGAAAGCGGATCTTGCGGCCTGGTGCAAGCCCGGCAAGACAGTGGCGTTCCTCGGCTCGTCCGGCGTTGGCAAATCGACGCTGGCCAATGCGTTGCTCGACAGCCAATTCATCGAGACCCAGACCATTCGCGAGGATGACGCAAAGGGGCGACATACGACAACGCGGCGCGAGCTTCATGCGATGCCCAATGGCTGTCTGATCCTGGACACTCCCGGCATGCGGGAATTGCAGCTCACCGATGCGGCGGACGGGATCAATGATCTCTTCGCCGATATCCAGGAGCTGGCCACGCAGTGTCGATTCAACGACTGTCAGCACGAGACCGAGCCGGGATGCGCTGTTCTGAAGGCCGTTGACGAGGGCGTTCTGGATGCCCGTCGGCTTGGCAGATGGCGCAAGCTGATGGCGGAGGACGCGTTCAACTCCGCAAGCCTTGCGGAACGCAGATCGCGCGACAAGGCGTTCGGAAAAATGGTGCGCGGCGTCAAGAAGATCAAAGATGTCAGGAGGTGA
- a CDS encoding aldolase, translating to MSETRLREDLCRLAASLFDRGLTHGATGNISARTEDGGLLVSPTGTSFGRLDPARLSRFDAGGRLIEGDPPTKEMPLHSAFYDTRSTAGAVVHLHSCHSVALSLLPDIDEDSFLPPLTPYAIMQLGRVKLLPFFVPGDPAMGDAVRGLAGKRSAVMLANHGPVVAGKSVEAACNAIEELEATARLALMMRGLPARALSSEQISRVVSKFDVEWDE from the coding sequence ATGAGTGAAACGAGGCTACGCGAGGACCTCTGCCGATTGGCCGCATCCCTTTTTGATCGCGGCCTGACGCATGGCGCGACCGGGAATATCTCGGCGCGGACCGAAGACGGCGGTCTGCTCGTTTCCCCGACCGGGACAAGTTTCGGGCGGCTGGACCCGGCGCGCCTGAGCCGGTTTGACGCCGGCGGCCGGCTGATCGAAGGCGACCCGCCGACCAAGGAGATGCCGCTGCATTCCGCGTTCTATGACACGCGCAGCACCGCCGGAGCGGTCGTTCATCTGCATTCCTGTCATTCGGTCGCCCTGTCGCTTCTGCCGGACATTGACGAGGACAGCTTTCTGCCTCCACTCACCCCCTATGCGATCATGCAACTGGGCCGCGTGAAGCTGTTGCCGTTCTTTGTCCCGGGCGACCCGGCGATGGGCGACGCGGTGCGCGGGCTTGCCGGAAAACGCTCTGCCGTGATGCTTGCCAATCATGGCCCGGTCGTCGCAGGCAAATCCGTCGAGGCGGCCTGTAACGCCATCGAGGAACTGGAGGCAACGGCGCGCCTTGCGCTGATGATGCGTGGCCTTCCGGCCCGTGCGCTGTCGTCCGAACAGATCTCGCGGGTTGTCAGCAAATTCGATGTGGAGTGGGATGAATGA
- a CDS encoding hydroxypyruvate isomerase family protein, producing MTAFSANLGFLWVDRPLPDAIRAAKAAGFDAVECHWPYETRAEDVKAALDETGLPMLGLNTIRGNPGENGLAALPGREDEAHAAIDQAIRYADAVGAGAVHVMAGFAAGPQARAMFERNLDYATSRTDRTILIEPLNRHDAPGYFLQTTGQAQEIIKSVSAPNLKLMFDCYHVGRTEGDILTRLTELLPLIGHIQFASVPDRGAPDHGELNYAEIFSHISKLGWTTPLGAEFKPRETDEITRWLTSFRSGG from the coding sequence ATGACCGCCTTTTCTGCCAATCTTGGATTTCTTTGGGTCGACCGGCCCCTACCGGACGCGATCCGTGCAGCGAAGGCGGCCGGGTTCGATGCGGTCGAGTGTCACTGGCCCTACGAAACCCGTGCCGAGGACGTGAAGGCGGCGCTGGACGAAACAGGCTTGCCAATGCTCGGCCTGAACACGATCCGTGGCAACCCGGGCGAAAACGGCCTTGCCGCGTTGCCGGGCCGTGAGGACGAGGCACACGCCGCCATTGATCAGGCGATCCGCTATGCCGATGCGGTGGGCGCGGGTGCGGTTCATGTCATGGCCGGTTTTGCCGCCGGCCCGCAGGCGCGTGCCATGTTCGAGCGTAATCTCGATTACGCGACATCGCGAACCGACCGCACGATCCTGATCGAACCGCTAAACAGGCACGACGCGCCGGGGTACTTCCTGCAGACCACCGGGCAAGCACAAGAGATCATCAAATCCGTCAGCGCGCCCAACCTGAAGCTGATGTTCGATTGCTACCATGTAGGCCGGACCGAAGGGGACATACTGACCCGCCTCACCGAGCTTTTGCCGTTGATCGGCCATATCCAATTCGCATCGGTTCCCGATCGGGGCGCACCGGATCATGGCGAGTTGAATTATGCCGAGATATTTTCGCATATATCAAAACTCGGATGGACGACGCCGCTTGGGGCTGAATTCAAGCCTCGCGAGACAGACGAGATCACGCGCTGGCTCACCTCGTTTCGATCGGGTGGTTAG